The following coding sequences are from one Triticum aestivum cultivar Chinese Spring chromosome 5A, IWGSC CS RefSeq v2.1, whole genome shotgun sequence window:
- the LOC123105518 gene encoding lipid phosphate phosphatase delta, producing MEAVAAAGGAGLAGWQAAALSGAAGWVWAASHYDLTRRARALAQPWVTRRVHAETPSILTFQRLQHRLLDNFFSVLSCFVSVPFYTGFLPLLFWSGHGKLARQMTLLLAFCDYLGNAVKDLVSAPRPCSPPVRRVTATEDEKENAMEYGLPSSHALNTVCLMGYMLHYVLTYGPCDGFTIATGLSLAFMLVTLIGIARVYLGMHSLTDVIAGISFGIVILAFWLVVHDHVDAFVVSGQNVTFFWASLSLVLCFAYPKPEFPTPSFEFHTAFNGVAFGIVYGVQQTYTRFHGPEAPLILSHQLPLLAYAGRVLVGIPTILAVKSCSKALSKWLLPVMCSTLGVPIVSSCYVPALKPSDIGGGSGNKDEAKQAGGYLQRLFSLFPQKAYDVDTGIRFVQYAGLAWSVVDLVPVIFTHLNL from the exons ATGGAGGCggtcgcggcggccggtggcgccgGGCTGGCCGGGTGGCAGGCGGCGGCGCTGTCGGGCGCGGCGGGCTGGGTGTGGGCGGCCTCCCACTACGACCTCACGCGCCGGGCGCGCGCGCTGGCGCAGCCCTGGGTCACCCGCCGCGTCCACGCCGAGACGCCCTCCATCCTCACCTTCCAG AGGCTGCAGCACAGGTTGCTGGACAACTTCTTCTCCGTGCTGTCATGCTTTGTCTCTGTCCCTTTCTACACGGGATTCCTCCCCCTCCTCTTCTGG AGTGGACATGGCAAGCTGGCTAGGCAAATGACCCTGCTGCTGGCCTTCTGCGATTACCTGGGCAACGCTGTCAAG GATTTAGTGTCAGCTCCTCGGCCGTGTTCCCCTCCCGTGAGGAGAGTCACAGCTACCGAAGATGAGAAGGAAAATGCCATGGAATATGGACTGCCTTCATCGCACGCTCTCAACACCGTTTGTTTGATGGG aTACATGTTACATTATGTCCTCACATATGGACCATGTGATGGTTTCACGATTGCCACGGGTCTTTCTCTAGCTTTCATGCTCGTTACGTTAATTGGAATTG CGAGGGTATACTTGGGCATGCACAGCTTGACCGACGTTATCGCTGGGATCTCTTTTGGCATCGTGATCCTTGCATTCTGGTTGGTTGTCCATGATCATGTTGATGCCTTTGTCGTCTCCGGCCAAAATG TCACATTCTTCTGGGCAAGCCTTTCTCTAGTGCTCTGCTTTGCATATCCAAAGCCAGAATTCCCAACTCCTAGCTTTGAATTCCACACAGCATTCAACGGGGTCGCTTTCGGAATT GTCTACGGCGTGCAGCAGACGTACACCCGTTTCCATGGCCCGGAAGCCCCCCTCATTCTCAGCCATCAACTACCCCTCCTCGCCTATGCTGGGAGGGTCCTTGTGGGgatcccgaccatcctggccgtgaAGTCCTGTAGCAAGGCGCTCTCGAAATGGCTCCTGCCGGTCATGTGCAGCACCCTGGGGGTCCCGATCGTCTCGTCCTGCTATGTGCCCGCGCTGAAGCCATCCGACATTGGCGGCGGCTCAGGCAACAAGGACGAGGCCAAGCAGGCCGGCGGATACCTCCAGCGGCTCTTCTCCCTCTTCCCTCAGAAGGCGTATGATGTAGACACCGGCATCAGGTTCGTGCAGTACGCCGGGCTTGCGTGGTCGGTGGTCGACCTGGTGCCGGTGATCTTCACGCATCTGAACCTGTGA
- the LOC123105519 gene encoding serine/threonine-protein phosphatase PP2A-2 catalytic subunit (The sequence of the model RefSeq protein was modified relative to this genomic sequence to represent the inferred CDS: added 75 bases not found in genome assembly), producing MSSPHGGLDDQIERLMQCKPLPEAEVRALCEKAKEILMEESNVQPVRSPVTICGDIHGQFHDLAELFRIGGKCPDTNYLFMGDYVDRGYYSVETVTLLVSLKVRYPQRITILRGNHESRQITQVYGFYDECLRKYGNATVWKTFTDLFDYFPLTALVESEIFCLHGGLSPSIETLDNIRNFDRTQEVPHEGPMCDLLWSDPDDRCGWGISPRGAGYTFGQDISEQFNHTNNLRLIARAHQLVMEGFNWAHEQKVVTIFSAPNYCYRCGNMASILEVDDCREHTFIQFEPAPRRGEPDVTRRTPDYFL from the exons GTCAGAGCACTGTGCGAGAAGGCCAAGGAGATCTTGATGGAGGAGAGCAATGTTCAG CCTGTAAGGAGTCCTGTTACAATCTGTGGTGATATTCACGGGCAGTTTCACGATCTTGCGGAACTGTTCCGAATTGGTGGAAAG TGTCCGGATACAAATTACTTGTTTATGGGAGATTATGTAGATCGTGGCTACTATTCTGTTGAAACTGTCACG CTGTTGGTGTCTTTGAAAGTTCGTTATCCTCAGCGAATCACCATTCTTAGAGGAAACCATGAAAGCCGACAG ATCACTCAAGTTTATGGATTCTACGACGAGTGCTTAAGGAA GTATGGAAACGCAACTGTGTGGAAAACCTTTACGGATCTGTTCGACTACTTCCCCTTGACAGCATTG GTTGAGTCGGAAATATTTTGCTTGCACGGTGGATTATCACCATCCATTGAGACACTTGATAACATACGTAACTTTGACCGCACGCAAGAAGTTCCTCATGAAGGGCCCATGTGTGATCTTCTGTGGTCTGATCCCGATGATCGATGCGGTTGGGGTATTTCTCCTCGAGGCGCTGGATATACCTTCGGACAG GATATATCAGAGCAGTTCAATCATACCAATAACTTAAGACTTATTGCTAGAGCTCACCAGTTGGTGATGGAGGGATTCAACTGGGCTCAT gagcaaaaagtggTCACCATATTTAGTGCACCTAATTATTGCTACCGCTGTGGAAACATGGCATCAATCTTGGAAGTTGATGATTGTCGGGAGCATACTTTCATCCAG TTTGAGCCGGCCCCGAGAAGGGGAGAGCCAGACGTAACTCGTAGAACGCCAGACTATTTCCTGTGA